The following is a genomic window from Thermodesulfobacteriota bacterium.
TTTGAAATCAGTGTCATTTGTGATAAGCTATCACATGGCGTTTAAAAATACCATTATGCAAATTAAGAAAGATGACTGATATAAACCAATTAATTGAAGCTGATGAGGAAAATAGCAAACAATCGCAAAAACTTTTCAATCAGTTTGATCCCTTATTAATTACATCATTCGATGACGCATCAAATTTGTTCAATACTTTCTTCCGCTCTTTTAGTCATGGAGCAAGAGATGATGATACTCAGGGTTCAATTTCGGAATTAGCCAAAAAAGGGGGTCTTACAGAGTCAGAATTTAAAGAAGTCTTGGATGGGAATAAACCATCTAAATTAGCTGATGATCTGTTTAATGAAATAATCTCAAATAGAAACGACTTTTATAGTCGTCGGGCTCGTGCCCTTCTTCTATTGCATGCTTACCGTTCTTACATGTATGCCGCCACCGATATTCGTCGATTAAGGGTAGGAACAGCATTAGGGTTTATGCGTTTAGAAATTGAATCTATAGCTTTAATGTCTTTATTTCAAGTTAATAACGAGCTTCCGTATAGATGGGTTAATTTAAAAGGCGATCAGCAGGGGAAGGCTTTTTTTAATAAAACCAAAAATAATGTTTCGGAATTCAGCATACAGTTTGACCTAACAGTTGAATGGAATCTAGCTTCATCGGCTGCTCAGCATTCTCGATTTATCGGATTAGTAGATGGCTTATCCATATCAAGGACTTCGCAATCCGATAGGTATGCCGATAATTTTAGTGTGGCTTTTCAAGATTTTGATCCAGAAAAACCTGAGCAAATGATTGTAAGGGCGCTTTACATATTACGGACTCAGGTCAAGTTACTAATCCCCTTCAGTTGGTACTTCCAGAGGTCTCAGATCCGCTGCTTTTAGAAACACGAATACCTAAGTTCATAAATAATATTGGCTTACTTTACAAAAAGTTCCAAAGGGAGTGTTCAGAGTTTCTTGAATCAATCGGCATTGAGTCTAAAACGAATGCATAACATCAATTTTCACGCAGACATTTACCAAATGGGTCGATTTGGGATGGTTAAGCTGGGAGTCCGGCACTTACTGCATTGAACAAAATTGATGAGAAGAAAAAGAAAAGAAGAAACTGAAAAGGTAACCAGATGAAACTGACCGATAATGAGATAAGGGATATTAATCGTTATTTGGAAGAAGGTAAACCGCTGCCGGAGAAGTATCGGTTTTTGCTGTTTGAGGATAAGCGAGAGGATAGAACTTGCAAGGAGTGTTGAAACGGGAAAATTGACAGAAGTCAGGATCGAAGGTTCTGTGCTTGAAAACGAGAGGTAGTCCTTTTGTACTAAAAAATACCGTATTTTGGAATTAAAAAGCGTGTTCCGGGAATGTCCGCCCGGTCGGCATAAAATAGCGGTAAAGATGGAGGGCATCTTCGGCAATAACACCGTGAAGATAGTGGAAGTGATCTTAGGAGAATGAGAGTAATGGAAAGAAATGAAATAATACATACTTTGCGAGGCTTTATGGCGATGAACAAAGATAGATACGAAATCTTACGGATCGGTGTTTTCGGTTCAGCGGCCAGAGACGATATGAATGAGCAAAGCGATATTGACGTTGTGGTTGAGCTTGACAAACCGGATTTGTTCTACCTCATCGGTATTAAACAAGATCTGGAGGAGAAGTTTCACAGGTCTGTAGATATTGTACGATACAGGGATAAAATGAATGCGTTCTTAAAGAAGAGAATAGACAAGGAAGCTGTATATGTATGACAAAGAGCTTGTTTTAGAAATACTGAGGCAAATTTATCAAGCAGCGCAAACAATCCTAATACGTTTTGGGCCTGTAAAAACAGTGGGCGATTTTACAGACACGTCGGTGGGAATGGAAAAACTCGATAGCATTTGCATGCTGCTGATTGCAATTGGTGAAGCATTAAAGAACCTGGACAAGGTAACCCACCACACCCTTTTGCCTCTGTACCCTCAAGTTGACTGGAAAAAAGCCAAGGGCATGAGAGATATTATCAGTCATCATTATTTTGAAACAGATGCGGATGTAATATACGACGTATGCAAAAATCATATTCCCGAACTGGCAAAAACCATCAGCAAAATGATTAGAAAATT
Proteins encoded in this region:
- a CDS encoding HepT-like ribonuclease domain-containing protein; this encodes MYDKELVLEILRQIYQAAQTILIRFGPVKTVGDFTDTSVGMEKLDSICMLLIAIGEALKNLDKVTHHTLLPLYPQVDWKKAKGMRDIISHHYFETDADVIYDVCKNHIPELAKTISKMIRKFS
- a CDS encoding nucleotidyltransferase domain-containing protein is translated as MERNEIIHTLRGFMAMNKDRYEILRIGVFGSAARDDMNEQSDIDVVVELDKPDLFYLIGIKQDLEEKFHRSVDIVRYRDKMNAFLKKRIDKEAVYV